DNA from Candidatus Cloacimonas acidaminovorans str. Evry:
TCTTGTAAAGCTTTCTTTTCCTGATTTAATGCCTGAATCATTTGAATGCCTTGCACATAATCCGTTATTTTGGCGGTAATTATGGCATAACGTTCCCGAATCAGACGAAAGAATTTATTCAGATATTTGAACAAAAACCAGTAGCCAATTCCACAAAGAATAATTGCCGGCAAAATATATATCGTAATTTGCCATTGAAGAATGAAGAGAATAACAAAACCACCAATGAAAAACAATACATTGCCAATTATCGTAATAGACAAATCCGAAAACAGAACTTTTACCCTTTCACTATCACTTTCCACCCGAGCAATAAGTTCACCTACGGGCTGTTTATTGAACCAGGAAACAGGTAACTTCAATAAATGACTGAACACATTACCTTTGAACTTAGTGATGATTTTTATGCCTAAACGCGATAATAACAAAATCTGCAAATAGGAAAGAAGACCGGAAAGCAAAATCACTATTACAAAATATGCGCCATACTGAAACATCTGCGCCATATTCTTATCCGGAATACTGTGGTCAATAATTTGTGCTAAAATAAGTGGATTGAGCAAGCGTAAACCAGAAGTTACAAGCATTGCAAAAAGTCCAAAGATGAGCAAGCCCAAATCCTTCTTCACAAAAGGAAAGAGGAGTTTCAAATAATATGTGAATGTCAGCTTGTCTTCAGCCACTTTTTACACCTTTTTTCTGCTTCTTTTTATAGTGATTTATACAAAAAATGGTCGGGATGAGAGGATTTGAACCTCCGACTTCTCGGTCCCGAACCGAGCGCGCTAACCGGTCTGCGCTACATCCCGATCTTTAATCTGCACTAAAATTGTTATTGTCTTTTTCTGTCAAGCAAGAACTTTTGCCTCAATCATTAAAAACTTGCCTTGTTTATGTTACTCGCAACATACAGTATGGCAACATATTACAGTGGTATTTTCCCTTTTTATGATTTTCATCCCCTGCATATTTTGGTTTTAACTTTATATTTGTTTTTATTCCAAGCTGTTATACCGTTTTTTCTTGCCTTCCTTAATAGCATTGCTTACCCATTGCTTACCCATTGCTAATGGCATTAGTATTGGGTGAGCAATGCTTCCGTAATGCAGGTAAGAATAATCAGCCAATGCAAGTCAGTAAAAGCGAGGAGTCGTTATTATGTAAGTCAGAAATCATCATCCGGATTTATAAAATAAAAGGATTTCCGTGCTATAATGGGCACAATTTCTTTCTTTACATTCGGCATTCGGATTTTCCGATAAAAAATGTTCCTTGACAGTTATGTATTGTTTATTAAAAGGAAAATATGAAAGTAATTGGATTAAATGTATGAAGATAGCTACTACTCCCCGAGTCCTTTACTACCATATTGTAGCCGATAAATTCCCGGAAATTTATCCTAATGGTATTAGTGTCTCCAATTTTTTTAGGCAATTGGGACAACTAAAACGCCGGGGATATAAATTCCGGTCGTTAAGTGAAGTTTTAGCAAATCCGAAAAAATTTAACGCTAAAGACATAGTTCTAACTTTTGATGACGGTTTTTCAGCTAACTATCCTGTTCTTATGTATTTAGGTAAAGAGTATAATATTAAGCCGACTGTTTTTTTGATTGGTAAATGCATTGATAACAAAGAAATGGCATGGAATCATAAATTGCTTTTAATGAAACGCTATTGTTCGCCGGTAAAACTTTCAGCGCAAATAGACAATTATGTTCCCGGAGCAACAATATCATCTTTTTTTTCCCGCATTGAAATGTCTGAAAAAGATACCGTTACCGATTTCCTTTGGAAGGAAGTTATGCCTTTTTCAGAAAGCGATTATCTCCAAAAACATAAACCCTTTCTTTCGCTTACCCAGATGAAAAGTTTACAAAAAGCCGGTGTGGAATTTGGCATCCACAGCTGGTCTCATCCAGATTTTTCGCGTTTAATTTATCCTGAAGCATATACCGAGCTTGATTTGTGCTTTAAACAAATGGAAGAATTATCCGTACCTTGTAAGCGTTATTTTGCCTATCCTTATGGTCGCCCTGCCCAAAATGAAATAGAAACAAGATTGATTAAAAATTTTCAGCTCTCTGCCACTTTTGGAATCAGCTATGGTCTTGGTGATAACAGTTTACCCTATACACGCTGGCAAAGAATTAAAATGGATGGTAGGAAATTAACCAATCAGCAACAGTTCCTGCTTATGCCCTGGTTGCGTTCCATAAAAGCATCCAGGTTTAATTTTTTCTGACCGCACACAACTTTTTTCATTGACAATTTTTGTGAGAGTTACCAAAATGACAAAATCAATAAAAATTATACATAGCTTTTTTGAAAATAAGGAATTAGAGGTAGTATATGAATAATATCCCTGTCTTATGGCTTATTGCACCTTTAGGTGCTATTCTGGCTTTAATTTTCGCAGCAATTTTCTTTCGTCAGGTAAAAAAGCAAGACCCCGGCAATGCTAAAATGCAGGAAATTGCAGGTTATGTTAGGGAAGGTGCTTTTGCCTATTTAAAGCAACAATACAAAGGTGTAGGTATATTCTTTATCATTGCTTTCATTGTTTTTCAAATAATGGCTTGGGGCTTAGGTGTTTTGCATTGGTTAATTCCCTGGGCTTTTTTAACCGGTGGTTTTTTTAGTGGGTTAGCCGGTTATATTGGTATGAATATGGCTACCCTTGCTTCTAATAGAACAACTCAGGCATGCACTAAAGGACTGAATAAAGGTTTACGGATAGCTTTTAGAGCGGGCAGTGTTATGGGATTAACAGTAGTGGGTTTGGCTTTAATTGATATTTCTGCCTGGTTTTTTATTCTCAACCTGTTGAAATTCCCTCTGCAACAAATTACGATAATTATGCTTTCTTTTGGAATGGGTGCTTCTACACAAGCCCTTTTTGCTCGTTTGGGTGGAGGAATTTTTACTAAAGCAGCAGATGTAGGTGCCGACCTTGTAGGCAAAGTAGAAGCTAATATTCCGGAAGATGACCCGCGCAATCCTGCTACCATAGCAGATAATGTTGGAGATAATGTTGGTGATGTTGCAGGTATGGGAGCCGATTTATATGAAAGTTATGCCGGTTCAATTTTGGCTACAGCAGCCTTAGGAATGAGCGCTGTAACAATGTTAGGTCCAGCTTATGCCGACTGGGCAGTGAAATTTGTGGTAGCACCAATGATTCTTGCTGGTTTGGGAATTATCCTTTCCATTATAGGTATTTTTACCGTCAGCACCAAAGAAAATGCCGGTCCCAAAGAATTGATGTTTGCCTTAAATAAAAGTGTCTATTCCAGTTCCATTTTAATTGCTATTTGTGCTTTTTTCGTAACTAAAGCGTTGCTTCCGCCCGATTATTATTTTGGTGTATTTATTTCAACAGTAATTGGATTGGCAGCTGGAATTTTAATCGGATTTTTTACCGAGTTATTCACTTCTCATAGTTACAAACCAACACGGGAAATAGCTAATCAGGCAGATTATGGTCCCGCAACTGTTATCCTGGAAGGTATGTCTGTTGGAATGCGTTCTACTGCAGCTCCGGTTTTAATAATAGTAATAGGTATTCTTGCCGCTTTTATTTGCAGTCACGGTTTTTCCTCTATTGAAATGGGTTTATATGGAATTGGTTTTGGAGCGGTCGGAATGCTTGCTACTTTAGGTGTAACTTTGGCAATGGATGCCTTTGGTCCTATTGCTGATAATGCGGGCGGAAATGCACAGATGTGTAATTTGCCTGAAGATGTTAGATTGATGACCGATAATCTTGATTCGGTAGGTAATACCACTGCTGCTACAGGAAAAGGTTTTGCTATCGGGAGCGCTGCCTTAACTGCTATGGCTTTGCTTGCTGCCTATCTGGATGAAGTTCGCGGAGCTTTAACTCTGGTAGGTAATAAAACAGGAAAAGCTGTCTTTTTACACACTAATTACAATACCAAATTCACCGAAAATATTCCCTTGGCAAAGGCATCAATTGCGGATTTTATACAGTTCTTCCAAATTCATATTCTAAATCCCAAGTTTTTACTGGGTGTTTTCATTGGTGCTATGGTTGCCTTTGTATTTTCTTCACTCACTATTAAAGCAGTTGGAAGAGCTGCAGGTGAAATGGTAAAAGAAGTTCGCCGTCAGTTTAAAGAAATTCCCGGAATTATGGAAGGAACAGGAAAACCGGAATATGCCAAATGTGTTAAAATTTCAACTCAGGCAGCTCAGAGAGAGATGCTT
Protein-coding regions in this window:
- a CDS encoding polysaccharide deacetylase family protein is translated as MKIATTPRVLYYHIVADKFPEIYPNGISVSNFFRQLGQLKRRGYKFRSLSEVLANPKKFNAKDIVLTFDDGFSANYPVLMYLGKEYNIKPTVFLIGKCIDNKEMAWNHKLLLMKRYCSPVKLSAQIDNYVPGATISSFFSRIEMSEKDTVTDFLWKEVMPFSESDYLQKHKPFLSLTQMKSLQKAGVEFGIHSWSHPDFSRLIYPEAYTELDLCFKQMEELSVPCKRYFAYPYGRPAQNEIETRLIKNFQLSATFGISYGLGDNSLPYTRWQRIKMDGRKLTNQQQFLLMPWLRSIKASRFNFF
- a CDS encoding sodium-translocating pyrophosphatase; the encoded protein is MNNIPVLWLIAPLGAILALIFAAIFFRQVKKQDPGNAKMQEIAGYVREGAFAYLKQQYKGVGIFFIIAFIVFQIMAWGLGVLHWLIPWAFLTGGFFSGLAGYIGMNMATLASNRTTQACTKGLNKGLRIAFRAGSVMGLTVVGLALIDISAWFFILNLLKFPLQQITIIMLSFGMGASTQALFARLGGGIFTKAADVGADLVGKVEANIPEDDPRNPATIADNVGDNVGDVAGMGADLYESYAGSILATAALGMSAVTMLGPAYADWAVKFVVAPMILAGLGIILSIIGIFTVSTKENAGPKELMFALNKSVYSSSILIAICAFFVTKALLPPDYYFGVFISTVIGLAAGILIGFFTELFTSHSYKPTREIANQADYGPATVILEGMSVGMRSTAAPVLIIVIGILAAFICSHGFSSIEMGLYGIGFGAVGMLATLGVTLAMDAFGPIADNAGGNAQMCNLPEDVRLMTDNLDSVGNTTAATGKGFAIGSAALTAMALLAAYLDEVRGALTLVGNKTGKAVFLHTNYNTKFTENIPLAKASIADFIQFFQIHILNPKFLLGVFIGAMVAFVFSSLTIKAVGRAAGEMVKEVRRQFKEIPGIMEGTGKPEYAKCVKISTQAAQREMLMPALVGLLSPIITGLIFGVPGVLGILAGALSTGFVLAVMMNNAGGAWDNAKKYIETEKKAKGTEIHKASIVGDTVGDPFKDTAGPCINILVKLMSMISIVFSGLIVNYSLHVENINPPFTKVHLDRKVENKVIMVDKDSLDVNGNYPPTTPPEIIIK